Proteins co-encoded in one Perca flavescens isolate YP-PL-M2 chromosome 11, PFLA_1.0, whole genome shotgun sequence genomic window:
- the dars1 gene encoding aspartate--tRNA ligase, cytoplasmic gives MTKEEVQGATEEEQQAQSKKGLKKQQKEAEKAAKKAEKQAKLAAEQQSTEEDDFAKDRYGVSAMVQSQQKLDRVLVRVQDLTPENADQLIWLRARVHTSRAKGKQCFLVLRQQQFNVQALVAVGDRASKQMVKFAANITKESIVDVEALVRKVEQKIESCSQQDVELHIERIFVISQAEPRLPLQLEDAVRPDGEGEEEGRATVNQDTKLDNRVIDLRTTTSQAIFRLQSGVCQLFRDTLTKKGFVEIQTPKIISAASEGGANVFTVSYFKTSAYLAQSPQLYKQMCICADFDKVFCVGPVFRAEDSNTHRHLTEFVGLDIEMAFSYHYHEVIDSITDTMVQIFKGLRDNFQTEIQTVNKQYPSEPFKFLEPTLRLEYTEALAMLHEAGVEMGDEDDLSTPNEKLLGRLVKEKYDTDFYVLDKYPLAVRPFYTMPDPNNPKYSNSYDMFMRGEEILSGAQRVHDAQMLTDRAIHHQIDLEKIKAYIDSFRYGAPPHGGGGIGLERVCMLYLGLHNVRQTSMFPRDPKRLTP, from the exons ATGACTAAAGAGGAAGTCCAGGG GGCGacggaggaggagcagcaggctCAGTCAAAGAAAGGCCTGAAGAAACAGCAGAAGGAAGCGGAGAAAGCAGCAAAGAAGGCTGAGAAACAGGCCAAGCTg GCTGCCGAACAGCAAAGCACAGAGGAAGAT GACTTTGCCAAAGACAGATATGGTGTGTCGGCTATGGTCCAGTCCCAACAGAAACTGG ACAGGGTGTTGGTGCGCGTCCAAGACCTTACTCCTGAGAATGCTGACCAGCTGATCTGGCTGCGTGCCCGAGTCCACACCAGCAGAGCCAAAG ggAAGCAATGCTTTTTGGTCCTGCGTCAACAGCAGTTCAACGTGCAGGCACTGGTCGCAGTGGGAGATCGTGCCAGCAAGCAGATGGTCAAGTTCGCTGCAAA CATCACCAAGGAAAGCATCGTAGACGTGGAGGCGTTGGTGAGGAAAGTGGAGCAGAAGATCGAGAGCTGTTCCCAGCAGGACGTGGAGCTGCACATCGAGAGG ATTTTTGTCATCAGCCAAGCAGAGCCTCGTCTCCCCCTGCAGTTGGAGGATGCCGTCAGGCCTGACGGAGAGGGGGAAGAG GAAGGCAGAGCCACAGTCAACCAGGACACCAAGCTGGACAACAGGGTGATTGATCTCAGG ACGACCACCAGCCAGGCCATATTTCGCCTGCAGTCCGGAGTGTGCCAGCTCTTCAGGGACACCCTCACCAAAAAGGGCTTTGTGGAGATCCAGACCCCTAAAATCATATCAG CTGCCAGTGAAGGTGGAGCGAATGTCTTCACGGTATCTTACTTTAAAACCAGCGCCTACCTGGCCCAGTCTCCCCAGCTCTACAAGCAGATGTGCATCTGTGCTGACTTTGACAAGGTCTTCTGTGTGGGTCCAG TTTTCAGGGCGGAGGACTCCAACACCCACCGTCACTTGACTGAGTTTGTGGGTCTGGATATTGAGATGGCCTTCAGCTACCATTACCACGAAGTGATTGACTCCATCACTGACACCATGGTGCAGATCTTCAAGGGCCTGAGAGACAA ctTTCAGACAGAGATCCAGACGGTGAACAAGCAGTACCCCAGTGAGCCTTTCAAATTCCTGGAGCCCACTCTGAGGCTGGAGTACACCGAGGCCTTGGCCATGCTGCACGAGGCCGGGGTGGAGATGGGTGACGAGGACGACCTCAG CACGCCCAATGAAAAGCTGCTTGGACGTCTTGTCAAGGAAAAG taTGACACGGACTTCTATGTGCTGGATAAGTACCCACTGGCTGTTAGACCCTTCTACACAATGCCTGATCCAAACAACCCT aAATACTCCAACTcctatgacatgttcatgaggGGAGAGGAGATCCTGTCTGGAGCTCAGAGAGTCCACGATGCTCAGATGCTGACTGACCGGGCCATCCATCACCAGATTG ATCTGGAGAAGATCAAGGCATACATCGACTCCTTCCGGTATGGAGCCCCCCCACATGGCGGTGGAGGCATTG GCCTGGAGAGAGTCTGCATGCTGTACCTGGGGCTCCACAACGTGCGTCAGACCTCCATGTTCCCACGTGACCCGAAGCGGCTGACGCCTTGA
- the LOC114563672 gene encoding protein lifeguard 3-like, which produces MTSKTDNPPPYEDALHHPKYENYPHQPQHGFPLPPPPSYSASPGMCAGPPGYWGHESVYPQAGMWAAPGFSPSGMPTTIPTLSAGVPASNQGVMEDFLSTQWESTSIRHAFIRKVYLILTAQLAVTFSVVAVFTFVEPVRLFVIRYPGIYWASFVVYFVVYCILVCCKEPRRRFPWNLVLLGVFTVALSYMAGTISSYYETKAVLLAMGITALVCIAVTIFCFQTKVDFTSCGGLLCIASVVLMIIGIVTAIVLSFHYIPWLHMLYAAIGAIVYTLFLVYNTQLLIGNRELAISPEEYIYGALSLYIDIVHIFLFILQVSGAATD; this is translated from the exons ATGACGTCTAAAACTGATAATCCTCCACCCTACGAGGATGCACTGCACCATCCTAAATATGAAAACTACCCCCACCAGCCACAACATGGCTTCCCTCTTCCACCACCTCCATCTTACAGCGCCAGTCCGGGCATGTGCGCCGGCCCGCCTGGCTACTGGGGCCATGAGAGTGTCTACCCGCAAGCTGGGATGTGGGCAGCCCCTGGCTTCTCTCCATCTGGGATGCCCACCACAATACCCACTTTGTCTGCTGGAGTGCCTGCATCCAACCAAG GAGTCATGGAAGATTTTTTGAGCACCCAGTGGGAAAGCACATCTATTCGGCATGCCTTCATTCGAAAG GTTTACTTAATTTTAACAGCGCAGCTTGCCGTCACCTTTTCAGTTGTTGCTGTCTTTACATTTGT TGAGCCAGTGAGGCTGTTTGTCATCAGATACCCTGGCATCTACTGGGCATCTTT TGTCGTTTATTTTGTGGTTTACTGCATTCTCGTCTGCTGCAAAGAGCCGAG GAGGCGTTTCCCATGGAATCTTGTGCTGCTAGGAGTATTT ACTGTGGCCTTGTCTTACATGGCTGGAACAATTTCGAG CTATTATGAAACAAAAGCAGTGTTGCTCGCCATGGGAATAACAGCATTAGTTTGTATAGCTGTCACAATCTTCTGCTTCCAAACCAAG GTGGACTTCACCTCCTGCGGGGGACTTCTCTGCATTGCTTCCGTTGTGCTCATGATCATTGGAATTGTTACGGCCATCGTCCTCTCCTTCCACTAT ATCCCTTGGCTGCATATGCTCTACGCAGCAATTGGAGCCATCGTTTACACTCTG TTTTTAGTATACAACACCCAGCTTCTTATTGGAAACAGGGAGTTGGCCATCAGCCCAGAGGAGTACATCTACGGAGCTCTCTCGCTCTACATTGACATTGTTCacatcttcctcttcatccttcAAGTCAGCGGAGCTGCTACTGATTAA
- the cxcr4b gene encoding C-X-C chemokine receptor type 4b, with the protein MELDVTYTFDNSTDNMSEESGDFDLDFQEPCGRVLSTEFNKIFLPTVYGIIFILGVIGNGLVVVVMGYQKKVKTMTDKYRLHLSVADLLFVLTLPFWAVDAAKSWYFGGFLCVSVHMIYTVNLYSSVLILAFISLDRYLAVVRATNSQATRKLLASRVIYVGVWLPAAVLTVPDLVFARVQDKGSANFLFFDDSMKTEDSRIICQRIYPQETSLIWTVVFRFQHILVGFILPGLVILVCYCIIIAKLSRGAKGQALKKKALKTTVILILCFFSCWLPYCVGIFLDNLIMLNVVSQSCELQQAVETWISITEALAYFHCCLNPILYAFLGVKFKKSAKSALTAGSRSSQKVTLMTKKRGAISSVSTESESSSVLSS; encoded by the exons ATGGAG cTTGATGTTACATACACCTTTGACAACAGCACTGACAACATGTCAGAGGAGTCTGGCGACTTTGACCTGGACTTCCAGGAGCCATGTGGCAGAGTGCTCAGCACTGAATTCAACAAGATCTTCCTACCGACAGTTTACGGAATTATATTTATTCTGGGAGTCATTGGCAATGGATTAGTCGTTGTTGTCATGGGCTATCAGAAAAAGGTCAAGACGATGACGGACAAGTACCGGCTCCATCTCTCCGTGGCTGACCTCCTCTTCGTCCTCACCCTGCCCTTCTGGGCCGTTGATGCTGCCAAATCCTGGTACTTTGGGGGtttcctctgtgtctctgtgcataTGATCTACACAGTGAACCTGTACAGCAGCGTGTTGATCCTGGCCTTCATCAGTCTGGACAGATACTTGGCAGTTGTGCGAGCCACCAACAGCCAAGCCACAAGGAAGCTGCTTGCGAGCAGAGTGATCTATGTGGGTGTGTGGCTGCCCGCCGCTGTGCTGACTGTACCTGACCTGGTGTTTGCCAGGGTGCAGGACAAAGGCTCTGCAAACTTCCTCTTTTTTGACGATAGCATGAAGACTGAAGACTCCAGGATCATCTGCCAGCGCATCTACCCGCAGGAAACCAGTCTCATATGGACTGTCGTTTTCCGCTTCCAGCACATCCTGGTGGGCTTCATACTGCCCGGTCTGGTCATCCTTGTCTGCTACTGCATCATCATCGCCAAGCTGTCGCGAGGCGCCAAGGGCCAGGCTCTGAAGAAGAAAGCGCTGAAGACCACGGTCATCCTCATCCTTTGTTTTTTCTCCTGCTGGCTGCCCTACTGTGTTGGCATCTTTTTGGACAACCTGATAATGCTGAACGTGGTCTCTCAATCTTGCGAATTGCAACAAGCGGTGGAAACGTGGATTTCTATCACAGAGGCGCTGGCCTATTTTCACTGCTGCCTCAACCCCATCCTCTATGCCTTCCTGGGAGTTAAGTTCAAGAAATCAGCAAAGAGTGCACTGACAGCCGGCAGCAGATCAAGTCAGAAAGTGACCCTCATGACAAAAAAGAGAGGGGCGATTTCATCGGTGTCAACTGAGTCCGAGTCCTCAAGTGTTTTGTCAAGTTAA